One Mycolicibacterium fluoranthenivorans DNA window includes the following coding sequences:
- a CDS encoding homoserine dehydrogenase, whose amino-acid sequence MSKKDKPIGVAVLGLGNVGTEVVRIINESAPDLAARIGAPLELRGVGVRTVSADRGVPIELLTDDIDALVSRDDVDIVIELMGPVEPARKAILKALETGKSVVTANKALMAQSTGELAQAAEKARVDLYFEAAVAGAIPVIRPLTQSLAGDTVLRVAGIVNGTTNYILSAMNDTGADYASALADASALGYAEADPTADVEGYDAAAKAAILASIAFHTRVTADDVYREGITKVSAADFESARALGCNIKLLAICERLTNDEGQQRVSARVYPALVPLEHPLATVGGAFNAVVVEAEAAGRLMFYGQGAGGAPTASAVMGDVVMAARNRVQGGRGPRESKYAELPIAPIGFIPTRYYVSMNVADKPGVLSSVAAEFGKREVSIAEVRQEGTVDEDGQRHGARIVVVTHKATDAALSETVAALADHDAVECINSVLRLEGTAE is encoded by the coding sequence ATGAGCAAGAAGGACAAGCCCATCGGCGTAGCGGTGTTGGGTCTGGGCAATGTGGGCACCGAGGTGGTGCGCATCATCAACGAGAGCGCTCCGGACCTGGCCGCCCGCATCGGCGCGCCACTGGAACTGCGCGGTGTGGGGGTCCGCACCGTCTCCGCCGACCGCGGGGTGCCGATCGAGTTGCTCACCGACGATATCGACGCGCTGGTCTCCCGCGACGACGTCGATATCGTCATCGAGCTGATGGGACCCGTCGAACCGGCCCGCAAGGCCATCCTCAAAGCGCTGGAGACCGGCAAGTCCGTCGTCACCGCGAACAAGGCGCTGATGGCCCAGTCCACCGGCGAACTTGCCCAGGCGGCCGAAAAGGCCCGTGTCGATCTGTATTTCGAGGCAGCAGTGGCCGGCGCGATCCCGGTGATCCGGCCGCTGACCCAGTCGCTGGCCGGTGACACCGTGCTGCGGGTGGCCGGCATCGTCAACGGCACCACGAACTACATCCTCAGCGCCATGAACGACACCGGTGCCGACTACGCCAGCGCGCTCGCCGATGCCAGTGCCCTGGGTTACGCGGAGGCCGACCCCACCGCCGATGTCGAGGGTTACGACGCCGCCGCGAAGGCGGCGATTCTGGCTTCGATCGCCTTCCACACCCGGGTCACCGCAGACGACGTCTACCGCGAGGGCATCACCAAGGTCAGCGCCGCCGATTTCGAGTCGGCCAGGGCGCTGGGCTGCAATATCAAGCTGCTGGCCATCTGCGAGCGACTGACCAACGATGAAGGGCAGCAGCGGGTTTCGGCTCGCGTCTATCCGGCGTTGGTGCCTCTGGAGCACCCGCTGGCCACCGTCGGCGGGGCCTTCAACGCCGTGGTGGTCGAAGCCGAGGCCGCCGGTCGGCTGATGTTCTACGGGCAGGGTGCCGGCGGTGCACCGACCGCGTCCGCGGTGATGGGCGATGTCGTGATGGCGGCCCGCAACCGGGTTCAGGGTGGCCGTGGCCCGCGTGAGTCCAAGTACGCAGAGTTGCCCATCGCGCCGATCGGCTTCATCCCCACGCGCTACTACGTGAGCATGAACGTCGCCGACAAGCCGGGCGTGCTGTCCTCGGTGGCGGCCGAGTTCGGCAAGCGCGAGGTCAGTATCGCCGAGGTGCGCCAGGAGGGCACCGTCGACGAGGACGGGCAGCGCCACGGTGCGCGCATCGTCGTCGTCACCCACAAGGCCACCGACGCCGCACTGTCGGAAACCGTTGCCGCCCTTGCCGACCACGACGCCGTGGAGTGCATCAACAGCGTGCTGCGACTGGAAGGAACCGCAGAATGA
- the lysA gene encoding diaminopimelate decarboxylase, which produces MSAQTAGAAVPDKPQTPDEILLLAPNVWPRNLARGADGVVSVAGVTVTDLAAQFGTPLFVIDEDDFRSRCRDIAAAFGGGEYVHYASKAFLCTEIARWVKSEGLSLDVATGGELAVALHADFPAERITVHGNNKSVDELSMAVKAGVGHIVLDSEIEIERLDAIAGGAGIVQDVLVRVTPGVEAHTHEFISTAHEDQKFGLSLASGAALDAVRQVFATDHLRLVGLHCHVGSQIFDVSGFEIAARRLIGLLRDVVAEFGVDKTAQMNILDLGGGLGISYVPSDDPPPMQELADKLKAIVKNESAAVGLPTPKLVVEPGRAIAGPGTITLYEVGTVKDVAISDTAQRRYVSVDGGMSDNIRPALYDAEYDARLVSRVSEAPAALARIVGKHCESGDIVVRDTWVSDDITPGDLLAVAATGAYCYSMSSRYNLVTRPAVVAVREGRARLILRRESVDDLLSLEVSGE; this is translated from the coding sequence GTGAGTGCGCAGACCGCCGGTGCTGCCGTGCCGGACAAGCCGCAGACGCCCGACGAGATCCTGCTTCTGGCCCCGAATGTCTGGCCGCGCAACCTGGCTCGAGGTGCCGATGGTGTCGTCTCGGTTGCCGGGGTGACGGTCACCGACTTGGCCGCACAGTTCGGCACCCCGCTGTTCGTCATCGACGAGGACGATTTCCGCTCGCGCTGCCGGGATATCGCCGCGGCGTTCGGTGGCGGCGAATACGTGCACTACGCGTCGAAAGCGTTCCTGTGCACCGAGATCGCCCGCTGGGTGAAATCCGAGGGTCTGTCGCTGGATGTCGCCACCGGTGGTGAGCTGGCCGTCGCGCTGCACGCGGACTTCCCGGCCGAGCGGATCACCGTGCACGGCAACAACAAGTCCGTGGACGAGCTCAGCATGGCGGTGAAGGCCGGGGTCGGGCATATCGTGCTGGACTCGGAGATCGAGATCGAGCGCCTCGACGCCATCGCCGGTGGAGCCGGCATCGTCCAAGACGTGTTGGTGCGGGTCACCCCCGGAGTCGAGGCGCACACCCACGAATTCATCTCCACCGCGCACGAGGACCAGAAGTTCGGGCTGTCGCTGGCCAGCGGCGCCGCGTTGGACGCGGTACGCCAGGTGTTCGCCACCGACCACCTGCGCCTGGTCGGCCTGCACTGCCACGTCGGCTCGCAGATCTTCGACGTCTCCGGCTTCGAGATCGCCGCGCGTCGCCTGATCGGACTGCTCCGCGATGTGGTCGCCGAGTTCGGCGTGGACAAGACCGCGCAGATGAACATCCTCGATCTCGGTGGGGGACTGGGCATCTCCTACGTGCCGTCCGACGATCCGCCGCCGATGCAGGAGCTGGCCGACAAGCTCAAGGCGATCGTGAAGAACGAATCGGCGGCCGTCGGGCTGCCCACGCCGAAGCTGGTGGTCGAGCCGGGCCGGGCCATCGCAGGGCCGGGCACGATCACCCTCTACGAGGTGGGCACCGTCAAGGATGTCGCCATCAGCGACACCGCGCAGCGGCGCTATGTCAGCGTCGACGGCGGGATGAGCGACAACATCCGGCCCGCGCTGTATGACGCCGAGTACGACGCGCGGCTGGTGTCGCGGGTCAGCGAGGCCCCGGCCGCGCTGGCTCGGATCGTCGGAAAGCACTGCGAGAGCGGCGATATCGTGGTCCGCGACACCTGGGTGTCCGATGACATCACCCCCGGTGATCTGTTGGCGGTGGCCGCGACCGGCGCCTACTGCTATTCGATGTCAAGCCGGTACAACCTGGTGACCCGGCCGGCTGTGGTGGCCGTCCGCGAGGGCAGGGCCCGGCTGATTCTGCGGCGGGAAAGCGTCGACGATCTATTGAGTTTGGAGGTGAGCGGCGAATGA
- the argS gene encoding arginine--tRNA ligase — MTPADLAALLKTTAAAVLAEHGLDTAALPETVTVERPRNPEHGDYATNVALQLAKKVGANPRELAGWLAEALTAADGIAAAEVAGPGFVNLRIEAGAQGVVVTNVLSAGATYGHSADLDLKINLEFVSANPTGPIHIGGTRWAAVGDALGRLLTTQGAEVTREYYFNDHGGQIDRFARSLVAAAMGEPAPEDGYAGSYINEIAAAVLAKAPDALSLPADERQEKFRAIGVDLMFTHIKKSLHDFGTDFDVYTHEDSMHTSGRVDQAIAKLRENGAIYEKDGATWLRTTEFGDDKDRVVIKSDGHPAYVAGDLAYYLDKRARGFDLCIYMLGADHHGYIARLKAAAAALGDDPDTVEVLIGQMVNLVRDGQPVRMSKRAGTVITLDDLVDAIGVDAARYVLIRSSVNSPIDIDLALWSSASSENPVYYVQYAHARLSALARSAADLGLAADTAHLELLSHDREATLMRTIGEFGRVLKTAAALREPHRVCRYLEDLAGDYHRFYDSCRVLPQGDEKPAELHSARLALCEATRQVIANGLAILGVSAPERM; from the coding sequence GTGACACCCGCCGACCTGGCTGCCCTGCTCAAGACCACCGCCGCCGCGGTCCTGGCCGAACACGGCCTGGACACCGCCGCGCTGCCCGAAACGGTGACCGTCGAGCGTCCGCGCAACCCCGAACACGGTGACTACGCCACCAACGTCGCACTTCAGCTCGCCAAGAAGGTCGGCGCCAATCCTCGTGAGCTGGCCGGCTGGCTGGCCGAGGCGCTGACCGCCGCCGACGGGATCGCCGCCGCCGAGGTCGCGGGCCCCGGATTCGTCAACCTGCGTATCGAGGCCGGCGCCCAAGGCGTCGTCGTCACCAACGTGCTGTCCGCCGGGGCCACCTACGGGCACTCGGCTGACCTCGACCTGAAGATCAACCTGGAATTCGTCTCGGCCAACCCGACCGGGCCCATCCACATCGGTGGCACCCGCTGGGCCGCCGTCGGCGACGCCCTGGGCCGCTTGCTGACCACCCAGGGCGCCGAGGTCACCCGCGAGTACTACTTCAACGACCACGGCGGCCAGATCGACCGCTTCGCCCGCTCGCTGGTGGCCGCGGCCATGGGCGAACCCGCGCCCGAAGACGGATACGCCGGCAGCTATATCAACGAGATCGCCGCAGCCGTGCTCGCCAAGGCGCCCGACGCGTTGAGCCTGCCCGCCGACGAGCGGCAGGAGAAGTTCCGGGCGATCGGCGTGGACCTGATGTTCACCCACATCAAGAAGTCGCTGCACGACTTCGGCACCGACTTCGACGTCTACACCCACGAAGACTCGATGCACACCTCCGGCCGGGTCGACCAGGCCATCGCGAAGCTGCGGGAAAACGGTGCCATCTACGAGAAGGACGGCGCAACGTGGTTGCGCACCACCGAGTTCGGTGACGACAAGGATCGGGTCGTCATCAAGAGCGATGGCCATCCCGCCTATGTCGCCGGCGACCTCGCGTACTACCTGGACAAGCGCGCACGTGGCTTCGACCTGTGTATCTACATGCTCGGCGCGGACCATCACGGCTACATCGCCCGGCTCAAGGCGGCCGCCGCCGCGCTCGGTGACGACCCGGACACCGTCGAGGTGCTGATCGGGCAGATGGTCAACCTGGTCCGCGACGGCCAGCCGGTCCGGATGAGCAAGCGCGCCGGCACCGTGATCACCCTGGACGACCTGGTCGACGCCATCGGGGTGGACGCCGCCCGGTATGTGCTGATCCGGTCCTCGGTCAACAGCCCGATCGATATCGACCTGGCGTTGTGGTCCTCGGCATCCAGCGAAAACCCGGTCTACTACGTGCAATACGCGCACGCCCGGCTCTCGGCTCTGGCCCGCAGCGCCGCCGATCTGGGCCTGGCCGCCGACACCGCACACCTGGAACTGCTCAGCCACGACCGTGAAGCCACCCTGATGCGCACCATCGGCGAATTCGGCCGGGTGCTCAAAACCGCAGCCGCACTTCGGGAACCGCACCGGGTGTGCCGGTACCTGGAGGACCTGGCCGGTGACTACCACCGGTTCTACGACTCCTGTCGGGTGCTGCCCCAGGGCGACGAAAAGCCAGCAGAGCTGCATTCGGCCCGGCTGGCGCTGTGCGAGGCCACCCGCCAGGTCATCGCCAACGGTCTGGCGATCCTCGGCGTCAGCGCCCCGGAGCGGATGTGA